From the genome of Desulfovibrio sp. JY:
CCTCCACGGAGGCCCGTCTCACAAAAGGCCGCCGGGGGGAACCCTTTTTGAAAAAAGGGTTCCCCCCGGACCCCCCTCCCCAAAAACTTTCCTGGTTACGCACAATCCTCAGCCAGTTTGAGCAGTCTGTAAGGCATGGGCGGCGTCCGCAAGGAGACCCAGGCCAACCGCGTGAGCATTGTCGCCAAGTCATAACGGCGATTGAATCGATATCCGAACGAGGCCAGATAGCGCGACACATGTTTGCCTCTCACGGCACGATATGTTCCCAATAATGCTGACTTCACATTGCCAAGCATGGTGTTGACCCACTTAAATACTGAGTCCTGCACAGCCTTGCGGCCACTGTCTTGAACGGGTTCGTGCCGACAGCCCGCAGCCTGGACCTCGGAAAAACATGGCAACCGGTCCGTCACCACCAATGTCCCGGAACGCAAGATTTTCTGAGATGCCCGCTGCACCTCATTACGCCGAAAACCTTTGACTCGGCACAGCTTCATCTTGTGTGGTTGTCCACTTTTTGTCGTTTCAACTGCCGCAATAAACGGAATTTTTCCTGGGGCACCACGTCCACGTTTCCCACCACGTCGTTTACCGCCAAGGTAAGCATCGTCCATCTCTACGCGGCCGGTGAGACGTTGCTGGTGTTCACGTTCGAGCATGACCTGCATCAGCTTGTGAGACATTTTCCAGGCCGTCGTTTGCGTGACACCAAGTCTGCGGGCTAATTCGACACTGGAGATGCCGCCCTTGCTTTGAGTGAGGTGATAAATGGCGCGGAACCACTTCTTGAGGGGAACTTTGGTGGAAGCGAAGATTGTGCCAGCGGTCACCGAAGTCTGCGTACGGCAATGTGAGCACTGAAAGAGCCGTCGCCTGCCAACAATAAGCAGCGAGTACTTATCCCTGCCGCAAATTGGACAAACGAATCCTTCGGGCCAACGCCATTGCACGAGGTGTGCCCAGCATTTCTCCTCGGTGCCGAATTGCGCCTCAAACGCATCTTCGCTCATACCCTTCTGGAATTGCACAATGTTTCTTGCCATATCCAGCGCCTCCAACCCCCAGAAAATACACAAAACAATGACCGCTGACAATTAGCTGATGATTGTGTGTAAGCAGGAAAACTTTTAACGATGACAACCCATTAATCACCACACAGTTGTTTATTATAAAATTTAGGAAGGGGAGAGCGCGAGAGGGGAGAACCCTTTTTAAAGGGTTTCCCCTCTCGCATTCTCCTCTCCCTCATTCTTTCCTCTTGTCCTTGACGTCTCTGGTCTGTAGCTTGCTGGTTTTGTGAGCATATTCCTTGAGGAGGCATCGTATGACGCGCATCGGCACGCCCCTGACCCCTTCGGCCACCAAACTGTTGTTGCTTGGCTCCGGCGAACTCGGCAAGGAGGTGGCCATCGAGGCCCAGCGTCTGGGCGTCGAGGTCATCGCCGTGGACCGTTACGCCAACGCCCCGGCCATGCAGGTCGCCCACCGCTCCCACGTCGTCAGCATGCTCGACGCGGCCGCCCTGCGCCGCATCATCGAGGCGGAAAAGCCCGATTACATCGTGCCGGAGATCGAGGCCATCGCCACCCCGGAGCTCCTGGCCCTGGAAGCCGAGGGCTACACGGTGGTGCCCACGGCCAAGGCCGCCCGGCTGACCATGGACCGCGAAGGCATCCGTCGGCTGGCCGCCGAGGAGCTGGGCCTTGCCACCTCGCCTTACCGCTTCGCCGACACGAAAGAAGAATTTCTGGCCGCCTGCGACGCCGTGGGTTTTCCCTGCGTGGTCAAGCCGGCCATGTCCTCCTCGGGTAAGGGCCAAAGCGTGGCCCGGGACGCGGCTTCGGCCGCGACGGCCTGGGACTATGCCCAGACGGCCGGACGGGCCGGGGCGGGACGCGTCATCGTGGAAGGTTTCGTCGCCTTCGACTACGAGATCACCCTGCTCACCGTGCGCCATGTCGGGGGCACAAGTTTTTGCGCGCCCATCGGCCACCGCCAGGAAAAGGGCGACTACCGCGAGTCCTGGCAGCCCCATCCCATGACCGAGGCGGCCCTGGCCGAGGCCAAACGCATGGCCGAAGCCGTGACCGGGGCGCTTGGCGGACGCGGCATTTTCGGCGTGGAGCTTTTCGTCGCCGGCGACAAGGTGCTCTTCTCGGAAGTGTCCCCCCGGCCCCACGACACGGGCATGGTCACCCTTATTTCCCAGGACCTGTCCGAGTTCGCCCTGCACGTGCGGGCCATCCTGGGGCTGCCCATCCCGGCCATCCGCCAGTACGGCCCGGCCGCCTCGCGCGTCGTCCTCGGCCAGGGCGACTCCACCGCGCCTGCCTACGAGATCGCCGCGGGGGCCCTGGCCGCGCCGGATACGGCCTTGCGCCTTTTCGGCAAGCCCGAGGTGCACGGCCTGCGCCGTCTGGGCGTGGCGCTGGCTTTGGGACGGGACGTGGAGGAGGCCAAGGCCAAGGCCATCGCCGTGGCCGACCAGGTGAAGGTCGTCTGCTGAAGCCGCAGCGCCCTTGATGATTCGCCCCAACTCCTCTACAGGTGTGTCATGCCCTTTTCCCGACACGCCGTAGACGCGTTGCCGACCGACCACTTCAAGCGCACCATCACCGTGCGCTACGTGGTCGCGCTGTCTCTCGTGGCCGGGCTGGCGTTGCTGTCCTATGGCGTGTTTCACCACGTCATGACCACCATTGACCATTCGGCCGAGATGACGGCCGTCACCGGCTCCCAACGGCTGCTCATCCAGCGTGTCCTGGCCCAGTGCCTGCTTTTGGCCGCGGCCGACGACGAGGAGGCCAGGCGCGACATCCGCGCCCATCTGGCCCGCTCCGTGGACACGCTGGAAAAAAACCACACGCGCCTTCTCTCCGATCTCAACGACCCCAACTCCTTTGCCGCCCACGCTCCGGAATTGATGTCCATCTACTTCAAGCAGCCCTTCGAGCTGGACAAGCGGATGCGCTTTTTCATCGCCAGCACCCGGACCCTCTACCACGCCGACGCCAGCCGACCCTCCCTGTCCGATCCCAAGTTCCAAAACGTGCTGGTTTTCGGGGAGCAGGAACTGCTGCGCGACCTGACCGCCGTGGTCCAGGCCTACCAACGCCGGGCCGTGTCCCGGCTGACCATCCTGCGCCAGGTCGAAGCCTGGGCCACCGGCGGCATGCTGCTGCTGCTCGCCGGCGTGGGGGTCTGCATCCTGCGGCCCATGGTGCGCCGCATCTGCGCCGACCGGGAACGGCTGCAAGGCGCCAACGAGGCGCTGACCGAGCTGGCCGTCACGGACCAGCTGACCGGCGCTTACAACCGGCTCAAGTTCAACCAGGTCATGGACCACGAACTCAAGCGCATCGACCGCTACGAGCAGCCCTTTTCCGTCATCATGTTCGACATCGACCATTTCAAGATCGTCAACGACACCCACGGCCACGCCGCCGGCGACGCCATGCTGCGGGAGCTTGCCAGACGGGTGGCCGTGGCCGTGCGCGGCGTGGATTGGCTCTTTCGCTACGGCGGCGAGGAATTCGTGGTGGCCGCGCCGCAAACCGATCTGGAACAGGCGCGCGTTATGGCGGAAAAGTTGCGCAATCTGGTCGCCGCCACGCCCTTCCCCCACGGCATCTCCGGCACCATCAGCCTCGGCGTGGCCCAGGCCCACTCCGGCGACACCCCGGAGAGCCTCATGCAGCGGGTCGACGCCGCCCTCTACGAAGCCAAGAACGCCGGCCGCAATCGCGTGGTGGTGGCGCGGCAATAGTGCAGGTGGAGTGAGGGAGCCTCCGGCGGCCAGGAGGGGCGCTGCCCCTCCTGGACCACCCTGCCGGGGGGCGGGCGCGCCCCCCGGTCCCCCCTTCACCGGGTATGAATTATTTGCCCGTAATCAGCTGCAAATACTGATTATCGTGGTTGGAAGAGACGCACGAGAATCTAGAGCTTGCCGGCAAGCGCGCGGCCGCCGGCTTGTGCTTCCAGGCGAGGCATGTCGAGGAGCTCCACCGTGCTGCCGGAAAGGGCGATCAGGCCGTCGTCGGCAAAACGCCGCAGCACCCGGGAAAGGGTTTCGGGGATGGTGCCGAGATAGGCAGCCAGCTGGCCCTTGGGCAAATCGAGGGTCAGCCGGCGCGTTTTGCTCTGGGCCTCGAGCAACAGCAGGTGGGCGGCCAGCCGGGCCGGCACCTCGCGCAGGCTCAGATCCTCGAGCTTGTTGACCATCTGCCGCAGGCGCACGGCCAAAAGCCCCAGCATGCCCATGGCCAGGTCCGGTTCTTCGGCCAAAAGCCCCCGGAAACGTTCCCGGGGGAAAAAGAGGTATTCCCCGTCCTCCAGGGCCTGGGCGTTGGCCGGATAGACACGGCCGGAAAAGACGGCCACCTCGGCGAACACCTCGCCCGGGCCGAACACGTGCAGGATGTGCTCCTTGCCGGCAAGCGACATCTGGTAGATGCGCACCTTGCCCGTGACCACGGAGAAAAAACCGGCCGCCGGCTCGCCGGTGAAAAAGATGTCCTCGCCCCGGGCATAGCGCCGCGTTTCGGCCACCGCCGCCAGGGCGTCCAGCTCCTTGTCGCCAAGGCCGGAAAAAAGCCCGATACCGGCCACGGCCTGTTTCTTGTCCATATCCGTCCCGGTTTGACTTAGGTCAAAGCCATATGCTCCCGGGCGGCGTAGAGGCATCTTCAATTGCCTTGCCGCCAAAGGAGTGCGTCCATGTCCGCCACGCCATGCATACGGGAAACCCGCCCGGGGGTGAAGCCGGCCGGACGCGGCCGTGGGGCATGGAACGCCGCCGGCCTGGCTCTGCAACTGACGGGACTCTCGATCTTCGCCGCCCATGCGCTGCGGGTGGGCCGGCCCGGGTTGGCCATGGCGGCGGCAACGCTTTTCCTTCCGGTTCTCGTTTGCCGTCGCGACGCCCGGTACATTCTCGGGCCGGCATTGCTTGCCGCCGGGCTCGTCCTGGCCCGCGCCGCAACGGACATCGTGCTTTTTCGCCTGGCCGCCGGCGAACCCTGGCTGCGGGCGTCCGGCATCATGGGGCTCGTGGTCGCCGTCTGCCTCGGCGGCGGACTTGCCGCGTTTTCTCCCGGAAAGGCTCCGGACGCGGCGGAAACCCCGGATCATGCCCCGGCCCGGGGCGTCGCCTTCTGGCTCACGGCCGGCCTGCTCTGGCTGGCCAGGGCCAAATCGCCCTTTCCGGTGTTTCTGGCCAACCGCTTTTTCCCGGGCTGGGGGGACCTCGAAATCGTGGCCCTCGGGCTCTACGCCGCCTGGCTGACCGGACGCATGGTCACGGCCTCCCGCACAGGCCCCTTGCGGCTTCGCTACTGGACGGCCTTTTCCCTGGTCTTCTTCGGCCAGCTGGCCCTGGGACTGGCCGGGGTCGGGCAGTGCCTCATGACCGGCACGTTGCACCCGCCGGTGCCGGCGCTCATCGTCGCCGGTCCCATCTACCGGGGCGGCGGCTATTTCATGCCCATCCTCTACCTGTCCACGGTTCTTCTCGTCGGGCCGGGCTGGTGCGCCCACCTGTGCTACGTCGGAGCGCTGGACGGCCTTTGCGCCGCCGCGTCTGGAAAAAAGCCCGCCCGCCTGCCCAGTTCAACCACACGCTGGCGCATCGCAACCCTGGCCCTTTGCATCGGCGCGGCCGCCGGGCTTCGGGCCCTGGGCGCGGACACGGCCGTGGCCCTCGCTCTGGTGGCCGTCTTCGGCCTGATCGGGCTCGCGATCATGGTCGTGGCCTCGCGCCGGACCGGCGTCATGGTCCACTGCGTAAGCTACTGCCCCATCGGGCTCGTGGGCAACGTATTGGGGAAAATAAGCCCCTGGCGGCTTCGCATCGCACCGGACTGCGACGGCTGCGGCCGGTGTTCGCGCGCCTGCCGCTACCTGGCCCTGCCGCCGCAGGCTCTGGCCGAGGGAAGGCCGGGCGGTTCCTGCACGCTTTGCGGCGACTGTCTCGGGGCCTGCCCGGCCTCGCGCATCACCTTGCGCTTCCCGGGACTTTCCCCCGTGGCGGCCCGGACCGCCTACCTGACCCTGGTCGTCAGCCTGCACGCCGTCTTTCTGGGCGTGGCCAGAATCTAGGGACGTTTTGCGACAATCTTCCCGGCCGCAAGCGCCTTTTGGTAGCGCTTCCAGCCCGGACACCAGCCCGTGTGCCAGCGCCACAAACGCGCCCAGAGAGATGCCGGGCGTTTGTCGGCCAGAGCCCGAAAGCGGCACGTCTCGCAGGGATACTTCATGACGTTCCTCCCGCCAGCCGCTTTTCCCCGGCCTGCTCGCCGGACAGGGCGAGGCACGAGGCGAGCAGCATGTCGATCAGGGTGGCCCCGCTGTGAAACGCGGTGCAGCGCGGAGCCGCCGCGACCGATTTGCTGGCCAGTTCGTCGTGGTTGTCGATGAACCGGGCCACGGCCCCGGCCACTCCGGGCGCGTCGTGGCTGCCGATAAGCGTGTAGCCGGCGTTAAACTGCTTGACCTCGAGGGCCAGGGACGTGCCGCGCGGCACGATCAGCGGCAGCCCGAGGGCCATGGCCTCGATGACGATCTGGGAGGACCGCTCCACGTAGTTGCCCGGCCGGTACGGCAGCACCAGCGCGTCGAAGGAGGCCAGCAGCCGGTGAAAATCCGCCCCCACGTAGCAGTTCTCGAGCACCCGCACCCGCTCGCCGAGCCCGTGCAGCCGGGCCATGGTGGCGGTGCCGGTGTAGCGGCAGGCCAGCTGCACCACGAACGTCACGTCCGGATAGCTGGGCAAAAGCGCCTCGATGACGTCCGGCAAAAGCGACACGCCCTGCTCCTCGCGTCCCTCGCCGGCATAGCCGATGACGAGCCCCCCCTTCTCGGCCCGGCTCTTGTAGGGCTTGGCCGGCACCTCGAACTGGAGCGGCACCGGAAACACCGGGCACGGCTTCTCGGCCACACGCCGGATCTGGGAGGCGATCAGCCGGTTGCTGGCCGCGCAAAAAACCTTTTCCTCGTCGAGGAAGGGCTTGAGCGCCAGCCGGAAGATGGAGCGCATGAGCGCCCGGTACTCCACGGCCACGTACCGATAGCAGTGGTTTTGAAACTTCAGGCACAGATACGGCCGCCTGTCCCTGGCCAGGGACTTGTACCAGGCCGCGATCCCCCGCACGATCTGCGGATGGGCCGTGTGCACGAACACCACGTCCGTGGGCTCGAGGTCGTTTCG
Proteins encoded in this window:
- a CDS encoding IS1595 family transposase, with product MARNIVQFQKGMSEDAFEAQFGTEEKCWAHLVQWRWPEGFVCPICGRDKYSLLIVGRRRLFQCSHCRTQTSVTAGTIFASTKVPLKKWFRAIYHLTQSKGGISSVELARRLGVTQTTAWKMSHKLMQVMLEREHQQRLTGRVEMDDAYLGGKRRGGKRGRGAPGKIPFIAAVETTKSGQPHKMKLCRVKGFRRNEVQRASQKILRSGTLVVTDRLPCFSEVQAAGCRHEPVQDSGRKAVQDSVFKWVNTMLGNVKSALLGTYRAVRGKHVSRYLASFGYRFNRRYDLATMLTRLAWVSLRTPPMPYRLLKLAEDCA
- the purT gene encoding formate-dependent phosphoribosylglycinamide formyltransferase, producing the protein MTRIGTPLTPSATKLLLLGSGELGKEVAIEAQRLGVEVIAVDRYANAPAMQVAHRSHVVSMLDAAALRRIIEAEKPDYIVPEIEAIATPELLALEAEGYTVVPTAKAARLTMDREGIRRLAAEELGLATSPYRFADTKEEFLAACDAVGFPCVVKPAMSSSGKGQSVARDAASAATAWDYAQTAGRAGAGRVIVEGFVAFDYEITLLTVRHVGGTSFCAPIGHRQEKGDYRESWQPHPMTEAALAEAKRMAEAVTGALGGRGIFGVELFVAGDKVLFSEVSPRPHDTGMVTLISQDLSEFALHVRAILGLPIPAIRQYGPAASRVVLGQGDSTAPAYEIAAGALAAPDTALRLFGKPEVHGLRRLGVALALGRDVEEAKAKAIAVADQVKVVC
- a CDS encoding 4Fe-4S binding protein; its protein translation is MALQLTGLSIFAAHALRVGRPGLAMAAATLFLPVLVCRRDARYILGPALLAAGLVLARAATDIVLFRLAAGEPWLRASGIMGLVVAVCLGGGLAAFSPGKAPDAAETPDHAPARGVAFWLTAGLLWLARAKSPFPVFLANRFFPGWGDLEIVALGLYAAWLTGRMVTASRTGPLRLRYWTAFSLVFFGQLALGLAGVGQCLMTGTLHPPVPALIVAGPIYRGGGYFMPILYLSTVLLVGPGWCAHLCYVGALDGLCAAASGKKPARLPSSTTRWRIATLALCIGAAAGLRALGADTAVALALVAVFGLIGLAIMVVASRRTGVMVHCVSYCPIGLVGNVLGKISPWRLRIAPDCDGCGRCSRACRYLALPPQALAEGRPGGSCTLCGDCLGACPASRITLRFPGLSPVAARTAYLTLVVSLHAVFLGVARI
- a CDS encoding Crp/Fnr family transcriptional regulator, yielding MDKKQAVAGIGLFSGLGDKELDALAAVAETRRYARGEDIFFTGEPAAGFFSVVTGKVRIYQMSLAGKEHILHVFGPGEVFAEVAVFSGRVYPANAQALEDGEYLFFPRERFRGLLAEEPDLAMGMLGLLAVRLRQMVNKLEDLSLREVPARLAAHLLLLEAQSKTRRLTLDLPKGQLAAYLGTIPETLSRVLRRFADDGLIALSGSTVELLDMPRLEAQAGGRALAGKL
- a CDS encoding GGDEF domain-containing protein; its protein translation is MPFSRHAVDALPTDHFKRTITVRYVVALSLVAGLALLSYGVFHHVMTTIDHSAEMTAVTGSQRLLIQRVLAQCLLLAAADDEEARRDIRAHLARSVDTLEKNHTRLLSDLNDPNSFAAHAPELMSIYFKQPFELDKRMRFFIASTRTLYHADASRPSLSDPKFQNVLVFGEQELLRDLTAVVQAYQRRAVSRLTILRQVEAWATGGMLLLLAGVGVCILRPMVRRICADRERLQGANEALTELAVTDQLTGAYNRLKFNQVMDHELKRIDRYEQPFSVIMFDIDHFKIVNDTHGHAAGDAMLRELARRVAVAVRGVDWLFRYGGEEFVVAAPQTDLEQARVMAEKLRNLVAATPFPHGISGTISLGVAQAHSGDTPESLMQRVDAALYEAKNAGRNRVVVARQ